Proteins from one Microbacterium sp. Root553 genomic window:
- a CDS encoding chorismate-binding protein — protein sequence MTLSRLSELTADPAASFVLIARDGAESVELLTGDVLDVDLLADIPLTIDGTDREIFAMVPYRQVRERGFVAQDDGAPLRCLVVEEHLYLPTAELLTALPAEPVPLRDGGFDIADEEYAAIVETVIADEIGRGEGANFVIRRDFTANIDVDDRTAALTWFRALLAHERGAYWTFAVVTPDHIAVGASPEAHVVARGGVVTMNPISGTFRHPAGGATKDTLVDFLSSTKETEELFMVVDEELKMMSAVCSDGGRITGPHLKEMSRLTHTEYMLRGRSTLDPRDILRETMFAPTVTGSPMQNACAVIRRHERKPRGYYSGVAALFTPNAEGGHDLDAPILIRTVYVQDGALSVPVGATLVRHSDPHGEVSETHGKAAGVLGAIGAIDRDGAAEAREDADAPGEPRSLAADPTIESLLASRNARLADFWLNPQGDGLTGPFTGTSAVVVDAEDRFTTMLAHQLRHLGLDVTNRPWSEVTDDELAAADLVVAGPGPGDPRDLDSPRIARMRDVVSRRVDTGAPLLAVCLSHQILSDGLGIPLVPLDAPHQGLQKAVPVFGEDASIGFYNTFTARVAAGTTSAGAAEMSADPATGDVYALRGPHFASVQGHLESILSRDGIRTLERLVSHALS from the coding sequence ATGACCCTCTCACGTCTTTCCGAGCTCACCGCTGATCCCGCGGCATCGTTCGTGCTCATCGCGCGCGACGGCGCCGAATCCGTCGAGCTGCTCACCGGCGACGTCCTGGATGTCGACCTCCTCGCCGACATCCCCCTCACGATCGACGGCACCGACCGGGAGATCTTCGCGATGGTGCCCTACCGCCAGGTGCGAGAGCGCGGATTCGTCGCCCAGGACGACGGCGCCCCGCTGCGCTGCCTCGTCGTCGAGGAGCACCTGTATCTTCCGACCGCCGAGCTGCTCACCGCACTGCCGGCCGAACCTGTCCCGCTGCGAGACGGCGGTTTCGACATCGCCGACGAGGAGTACGCGGCGATCGTCGAGACGGTGATCGCCGACGAGATCGGACGCGGTGAGGGCGCGAACTTCGTGATCCGCCGGGACTTCACGGCGAACATCGACGTCGACGACCGCACGGCGGCACTCACCTGGTTCCGTGCTCTGCTCGCTCACGAACGCGGCGCGTACTGGACCTTTGCCGTCGTCACCCCCGACCACATCGCTGTCGGGGCCAGCCCCGAGGCTCACGTCGTGGCGCGGGGCGGGGTCGTGACGATGAACCCCATCTCGGGCACGTTCCGTCACCCGGCGGGCGGTGCCACGAAGGACACCCTGGTCGATTTCCTCTCCTCCACCAAGGAGACCGAGGAGCTGTTCATGGTGGTCGACGAGGAGCTCAAGATGATGAGCGCGGTGTGCTCCGACGGCGGGCGCATCACCGGCCCGCACCTCAAGGAGATGTCGCGGCTCACGCACACCGAGTACATGCTCCGCGGACGCAGCACGCTGGATCCCCGTGACATCCTCCGCGAGACGATGTTCGCGCCGACCGTGACTGGCTCCCCCATGCAGAACGCCTGCGCGGTCATCCGCCGTCACGAGCGCAAGCCGCGCGGGTACTACTCCGGCGTCGCCGCCCTGTTCACCCCCAACGCCGAGGGCGGACACGACCTCGACGCCCCGATCCTCATCCGCACCGTCTACGTGCAGGACGGCGCGCTCAGCGTGCCGGTCGGTGCCACCCTCGTCCGCCACTCGGATCCGCACGGCGAGGTGTCCGAGACCCACGGCAAGGCGGCAGGGGTGCTCGGAGCGATCGGCGCGATCGACAGGGACGGTGCGGCAGAAGCACGGGAGGACGCCGATGCCCCGGGCGAGCCGCGCTCCCTCGCTGCCGACCCCACGATCGAGTCCCTGCTCGCCTCGCGCAACGCCCGGCTCGCGGATTTCTGGCTCAACCCGCAGGGCGACGGTCTCACCGGTCCGTTCACCGGCACCTCGGCCGTCGTCGTGGACGCCGAGGACCGGTTCACCACGATGCTGGCGCATCAGCTGCGGCATCTCGGCCTCGACGTGACCAACCGCCCCTGGAGCGAGGTGACGGACGACGAGCTCGCCGCCGCCGACCTCGTCGTCGCCGGTCCGGGCCCCGGCGACCCGCGCGATCTCGACAGCCCGCGGATCGCCCGGATGCGCGACGTCGTCTCGCGTCGGGTCGACACCGGCGCCCCCCTGCTCGCGGTCTGCCTCAGCCACCAGATCCTGAGCGACGGCCTGGGGATCCCCCTGGTGCCGCTCGACGCCCCGCATCAGGGACTCCAGAAGGCGGTGCCGGTGTTCGGCGAGGACGCGTCGATCGGCTTCTACAACACGTTCACCGCCAGGGTGGCCGCCGGAACCACGTCGGCGGGAGCCGCGGAGATGTCGGCGGACCCTGCGACCGGCGATGTCTACGCGCTGCGGGGGCCGCACTTCGCGTCCGTGCAGGGGCACCTCGAATCGATCCTGTCGCGCGACGGCATCCGCACCCTCGAGCGTCTCGTCTCGCACGCCCTGTCCTGA
- a CDS encoding Mur ligase family protein, producing the protein MSIEQQPSLPPVLRPANPPRRELSELASRFAREVRGEVNGVTLSGITLATADLRAGEAFVAIRGVNRHGAEFAAAAADKGAVAIITDEAGAEIAASAGLPILVVDDPRAVLGALSAWVYGTGAGDPLPLLFATTGTNGKTSVSHLLEGILDQLGVVTGLSSTAERHIAGEVIVSRLTTPEASEMHALLALMREREVEAVAVEVSAQALSRHRVDGIRFDVAGFTNLSHDHLDDYADMDEYFEAKLPLFRPDRAVRGVVCLDSLNGAVVVERAEIPVVTVGTPTISADPEAASAADWVVVIDDERASGTTFTLTGPAGSLTTTVPVIGPHMAANAALAIVMLLEGGYAWDRIVEALDGGLIDAHLPGRTQLVSGDEGPVVFVDFGHSPDAFEKTLAAVRRVTPGRVLMLFGADGDRDASKRYDMARTAVEGSDILVVTDHHPRFEDPDSIRATLVAGARAARPDAEIHEYSPPEAAIIAAVGMVGDGDSILWAGPGHQDYRDIRGVRTPYSARELARRALRAAGWPVPDSHWPVPYADED; encoded by the coding sequence ATGTCGATTGAACAACAACCGAGCCTGCCTCCCGTGCTCCGCCCCGCGAACCCGCCCCGGCGTGAGCTGTCCGAACTCGCCTCCCGATTCGCCCGAGAGGTGCGCGGCGAGGTGAACGGTGTCACCCTGTCGGGGATCACCCTCGCCACCGCCGACCTCCGCGCCGGCGAAGCCTTCGTCGCGATCCGGGGGGTGAACCGCCATGGCGCCGAGTTCGCCGCAGCCGCCGCCGACAAGGGCGCCGTCGCGATCATCACCGACGAGGCCGGTGCTGAGATCGCCGCCTCCGCGGGGCTCCCGATCCTCGTGGTCGACGATCCGCGCGCCGTGCTGGGCGCTCTGAGCGCGTGGGTCTACGGCACCGGAGCCGGCGACCCCCTGCCGCTGCTGTTCGCCACCACCGGCACGAACGGCAAGACCAGCGTCTCGCACCTGCTCGAGGGCATCCTCGACCAGCTCGGCGTCGTCACCGGTCTCTCCTCCACCGCCGAGCGTCACATCGCCGGCGAGGTCATCGTGTCGCGACTCACGACGCCCGAGGCCTCCGAGATGCACGCGCTGCTCGCCCTCATGCGTGAGCGCGAGGTCGAGGCGGTGGCCGTCGAGGTCAGCGCTCAGGCCCTCTCCCGACACCGTGTCGACGGCATCCGCTTCGATGTCGCCGGCTTCACGAACCTCAGCCACGATCACCTCGACGACTACGCCGACATGGACGAGTACTTCGAGGCGAAGCTTCCGCTGTTCCGCCCCGACCGTGCGGTCCGGGGCGTGGTGTGCCTCGATTCCCTCAACGGCGCGGTCGTGGTGGAGCGCGCCGAGATCCCCGTGGTCACCGTCGGCACCCCCACGATCTCCGCAGATCCGGAGGCCGCCTCCGCCGCGGACTGGGTGGTCGTGATCGACGACGAGCGCGCCTCCGGCACGACGTTCACGCTGACCGGCCCCGCGGGTTCGCTGACGACGACCGTGCCGGTAATCGGGCCGCACATGGCCGCGAACGCCGCCCTGGCGATCGTCATGCTCCTCGAGGGTGGCTACGCCTGGGATCGCATCGTCGAGGCGCTCGACGGCGGACTCATCGACGCGCACCTGCCCGGACGCACCCAGCTCGTCTCGGGCGATGAGGGCCCCGTCGTGTTCGTGGACTTCGGGCACTCCCCCGATGCCTTCGAGAAGACGCTCGCGGCCGTCCGCCGGGTCACCCCGGGTCGGGTGCTGATGCTCTTCGGCGCCGATGGCGACCGAGATGCCAGCAAGCGCTATGACATGGCGCGCACCGCGGTCGAGGGCAGCGACATCCTCGTGGTCACCGACCACCATCCGCGTTTCGAGGATCCGGATTCGATCCGGGCGACTCTCGTCGCCGGTGCGCGCGCCGCCCGCCCGGACGCGGAGATCCACGAGTACTCACCACCGGAGGCGGCGATCATCGCCGCCGTCGGCATGGTCGGCGACGGCGACTCCATCCTGTGGGCAGGGCCCGGACATCAGGACTACCGCGACATCCGAGGCGTGCGCACGCCGTACTCGGCACGGGAGCTGGCGCGTCGCGCGCTGCGCGCCGCCGGGTGGCCCGTCCCCGACTCGCACTGGCCGGTTCCGTACGCCGACGAGGACTGA
- a CDS encoding nucleotidyltransferase domain-containing protein: MDHLAVAERFVAARYPGADIAIVAGSTARGERTTTSDIDLLLLGDELFEAEDQRSEASTHEFEGEIFEVFAYTPAGFEEWADRGVAQHRPVTVHMLVEGTAFRDDGRLASLRRRWQSVLDEGPSLSAQESAFRRYVITDVLDDLRDAADPLEQQVEAAILFERIAELMLLSEGRWIATGKWLPRRLRTLSRERADRLSIPLLDRDYATFADRVDDELDRAGGRVQSGFVR; encoded by the coding sequence GTGGACCACCTCGCCGTCGCCGAACGATTCGTCGCCGCCCGCTACCCCGGAGCGGACATCGCCATCGTGGCGGGAAGTACCGCACGCGGCGAGCGCACCACGACGAGCGACATCGACCTGCTGCTCCTCGGAGACGAGCTCTTCGAGGCCGAGGACCAGAGGAGCGAGGCCTCGACTCATGAGTTCGAGGGCGAGATCTTCGAGGTCTTCGCGTACACACCCGCGGGTTTCGAGGAGTGGGCCGACCGAGGTGTGGCACAGCACAGGCCGGTGACCGTGCACATGCTCGTCGAAGGCACTGCGTTCCGAGACGACGGCCGTCTCGCCTCACTCCGCCGTCGCTGGCAGAGCGTCCTCGACGAGGGCCCCTCACTCAGTGCGCAGGAGTCCGCCTTCCGTCGCTACGTCATCACCGATGTGCTCGACGACCTCAGAGACGCCGCAGACCCCCTCGAGCAGCAGGTCGAGGCCGCCATCCTGTTCGAGCGGATCGCGGAGTTGATGCTGCTCAGCGAGGGACGCTGGATCGCGACGGGCAAATGGCTCCCCCGGCGGCTCCGGACGCTCAGTCGCGAGCGCGCCGACCGGCTGAGCATCCCGCTGCTCGACCGCGACTACGCCACCTTCGCCGACCGCGTCGACGACGAGCTCGATCGTGCGGGCGGCAGGGTGCAGAGCGGGTTCGTGCGCTGA
- the dxr gene encoding 1-deoxy-D-xylulose-5-phosphate reductoisomerase, with the protein MRRIIVLGSTGSIGTQALDVIRANPRRFELVGLAAGSNAEMLAEQAAAFQVESTALGAAEAEQLVRDVEADVVLNAITGSIGLGSTLAALTAGRTLALANKESLIVGGELVLAAAAPDQIVPVDSEHSAIAQALRSGAHSEVRRLVVTASGGPFRGRSRDELREVTPQQALAHPTWDMGRMVTTNSATLVNKGLEVIEAHLLFDVAYDDIDVVVHPQSIVHSMVEFIDGSTIAQASPPDMRLPISLGLDWPNRIGGVGRPLDWTSATSWTFEPLDDGAFPAVALAKAVGRAGATFPAVYNAANEQAVDAFHEGRLPFLGIVDTISRVVDAHEPPDTLTVESLAEAEAWARRTADQLIAKG; encoded by the coding sequence ATGCGTCGCATCATCGTCCTCGGCTCCACCGGCTCCATCGGCACCCAGGCGCTCGACGTCATCCGTGCCAATCCTCGGCGTTTCGAGCTCGTCGGCCTCGCTGCCGGCTCCAACGCCGAGATGCTGGCCGAGCAGGCGGCGGCCTTTCAGGTCGAGAGCACGGCGCTGGGCGCCGCCGAGGCCGAGCAGCTCGTGCGCGATGTCGAGGCCGACGTCGTGCTCAACGCGATCACGGGCTCCATCGGCCTCGGATCCACTCTCGCCGCGCTGACGGCCGGGCGCACGCTGGCTCTGGCCAACAAGGAGTCGCTCATCGTCGGCGGGGAGCTCGTGCTCGCCGCGGCCGCACCCGATCAGATCGTCCCCGTCGACTCGGAGCATTCGGCGATCGCCCAGGCCCTGCGCAGCGGTGCCCACTCGGAGGTCCGCCGGCTGGTCGTCACGGCATCCGGCGGGCCCTTCCGCGGACGCTCGCGTGACGAGCTGCGCGAGGTCACCCCTCAGCAGGCGCTCGCGCATCCGACGTGGGACATGGGTCGGATGGTGACCACGAACTCCGCGACGCTCGTGAACAAGGGGCTCGAGGTCATCGAGGCCCATCTCCTGTTCGACGTCGCCTACGACGACATCGACGTCGTCGTGCATCCTCAGTCCATCGTGCACTCCATGGTGGAGTTCATCGACGGCTCCACGATCGCCCAGGCATCGCCGCCGGACATGCGTCTGCCGATCTCGCTCGGTCTCGACTGGCCGAACCGCATCGGCGGCGTCGGACGTCCGCTCGACTGGACCAGTGCGACGTCCTGGACCTTCGAACCGCTCGACGACGGAGCTTTTCCCGCGGTGGCTCTCGCCAAGGCGGTCGGTCGTGCCGGGGCCACCTTCCCCGCGGTCTACAACGCGGCCAACGAGCAGGCCGTCGACGCGTTCCACGAGGGGCGGCTGCCGTTCCTCGGCATCGTCGACACGATCTCGCGGGTCGTCGACGCGCACGAGCCTCCCGACACCCTGACGGTCGAGTCGCTCGCCGAGGCCGAGGCCTGGGCGCGCCGCACCGCCGACCAGCTGATCGCGAAGGGCTGA
- a CDS encoding M50 family metallopeptidase, whose product MDVLLYLGGIVFMLIGLGLSIGLHEVGHLLPAKLFGVRVGQYMIGFGPRLWSKRIGETEYGFKLLPLGGFISMSGMYPASTAAGPAKGLFRALVQDARSANDETIAAGAEDRVFYRLPVWKRVIVMLGGPLMNLILAVVIFTVLVSGIGVQQGTTTIASVNECVLPAGSTATECAADDPATPAAEAGIRPGDVLVSVGGQAVSTFAEATAIVQAAPGKTLDLVVRRDGAEKTLRITPVEAERTITDASGQPVLGDDGDPVVKDVGYVGMAAQMGFVQQPLSAGPQMAGDTVSRVGSMILTLPVRIWDVGVSLVTGGERDPNGPLSVVGVGRLAGEVAATDAPVLNRFSVLLSLLGSLNVALFVFNLIPLLPLDGGHVVVALWDGIRRAWATLFRRPPPAPVDATRLVPLTVVVATLLIAMGAVLLLADVFNPVKLFGG is encoded by the coding sequence GTGGATGTCCTGCTCTATCTGGGTGGCATCGTGTTCATGCTGATCGGCCTCGGCCTCTCGATCGGTCTGCACGAGGTCGGTCACCTCCTGCCTGCGAAGCTCTTCGGCGTGCGCGTCGGCCAGTACATGATCGGCTTCGGGCCCCGGCTGTGGTCGAAGCGCATCGGGGAGACGGAGTACGGCTTCAAGCTGCTGCCGCTGGGCGGCTTCATCTCGATGTCGGGCATGTACCCGGCCTCCACGGCCGCAGGTCCCGCCAAGGGACTCTTCCGCGCCCTGGTGCAGGACGCGCGGTCGGCGAATGACGAGACGATCGCCGCAGGCGCCGAGGACCGGGTGTTCTACCGTCTGCCGGTCTGGAAGCGCGTGATCGTCATGCTCGGCGGTCCGCTGATGAACCTCATCCTCGCCGTCGTGATCTTCACGGTGCTGGTCTCGGGCATCGGCGTGCAGCAGGGGACCACGACGATCGCCTCGGTGAACGAGTGCGTGCTCCCTGCCGGATCGACCGCAACCGAGTGCGCGGCGGACGACCCCGCGACGCCGGCCGCCGAGGCGGGCATCCGGCCGGGAGACGTCCTCGTGTCGGTGGGCGGGCAGGCCGTCTCGACCTTCGCCGAGGCCACGGCCATCGTGCAGGCGGCACCTGGCAAGACCCTCGATCTCGTGGTCCGTCGCGACGGCGCGGAGAAGACACTGCGCATCACTCCCGTCGAGGCCGAGCGGACGATCACGGATGCCAGTGGCCAGCCGGTGCTCGGGGACGACGGCGACCCGGTCGTCAAAGACGTCGGCTACGTCGGCATGGCCGCCCAGATGGGCTTCGTGCAGCAGCCCCTCTCGGCGGGACCGCAGATGGCGGGTGACACCGTCTCGCGCGTCGGGTCGATGATCCTGACACTGCCTGTGCGCATCTGGGACGTGGGAGTCTCGCTGGTGACAGGAGGTGAGCGGGATCCGAACGGACCGCTGAGCGTGGTGGGTGTCGGTCGCCTGGCCGGTGAGGTCGCCGCCACGGACGCCCCGGTCCTCAACCGCTTCTCGGTGCTGCTCAGCCTGCTGGGCTCGCTGAACGTGGCGCTGTTCGTGTTCAACCTGATCCCGCTGCTGCCGCTGGACGGAGGTCACGTCGTGGTGGCGCTGTGGGACGGCATCCGCCGCGCCTGGGCGACGCTGTTCCGTCGTCCGCCGCCCGCGCCGGTCGACGCCACGCGCCTCGTGCCCCTCACCGTGGTCGTCGCGACGCTGCTCATCGCGATGGGTGCGGTTCTGCTGCTCGCCGACGTGTTCAACCCCGTGAAGCTCTTCGGCGGCTGA
- the ispG gene encoding flavodoxin-dependent (E)-4-hydroxy-3-methylbut-2-enyl-diphosphate synthase, with protein sequence MPAVNLGMPKIPEVLAPRRKTRQIKVGKVLVGGDAPVSVQSMTTTKTTDINGTLQQIAELTASGCEIVRVAVPHQDDADALKIIAMKSQIPVIADIHFQPRYIYTAIDAGCGAVRVNPGNIREFDGNVGKIAEAAKAAGVSLRIGVNAGSLDRRILTKYGKATAEALVESAVWEASLFEEHDFHDFKISVKHNDPIVMVKAYRLLAERGDWPLHLGVTEAGPAFQGTIKSATAFGILLGEGIGDTIRVSLSAPPAEEVKVGHQILQSLNLRERKLEIVSCPSCGRAQVDVYTLAENVTEGLKDMTVPLRVAVMGCVVNGPGEAREADLGVASGNGKGQIFVKGEVIKTVPEADIVATLIEEANRIAADMGPEAPLGTAQVVTV encoded by the coding sequence GTGCCAGCAGTCAATCTCGGGATGCCGAAGATCCCCGAAGTCCTCGCCCCACGTCGCAAGACCCGCCAGATCAAGGTGGGCAAGGTGCTCGTCGGCGGCGATGCCCCCGTGAGCGTCCAGTCGATGACCACGACGAAGACGACCGACATCAACGGGACCCTTCAGCAGATCGCCGAGCTCACCGCATCCGGCTGCGAGATCGTGCGCGTGGCCGTGCCGCATCAGGACGACGCCGATGCGCTGAAGATCATCGCGATGAAGAGTCAGATCCCGGTGATCGCCGACATCCACTTCCAGCCCCGCTACATCTACACGGCGATCGACGCCGGTTGCGGCGCCGTGCGCGTCAACCCCGGCAACATCCGCGAGTTCGACGGCAACGTCGGCAAGATCGCCGAGGCGGCGAAGGCCGCCGGCGTCTCCCTGCGTATCGGCGTGAACGCCGGATCGCTCGACCGTCGCATCCTCACCAAATACGGCAAGGCGACGGCCGAGGCCCTCGTCGAGAGCGCCGTCTGGGAGGCGTCGCTGTTCGAGGAGCACGACTTCCACGACTTCAAGATCTCGGTCAAGCACAACGACCCGATCGTCATGGTCAAGGCCTACCGTCTGCTCGCCGAGCGGGGAGACTGGCCGCTGCACCTCGGCGTCACCGAGGCGGGGCCCGCGTTCCAGGGCACGATCAAGAGCGCCACGGCGTTCGGCATCCTGCTCGGAGAGGGAATCGGCGACACCATCCGCGTGTCGCTCTCGGCGCCCCCTGCCGAAGAGGTCAAGGTCGGCCACCAGATCCTGCAGTCGCTGAACCTCCGCGAGCGCAAGCTCGAGATCGTCTCGTGCCCGTCGTGCGGACGCGCGCAGGTCGACGTCTACACGCTCGCCGAGAACGTGACCGAGGGGCTCAAGGACATGACGGTGCCGCTGCGCGTCGCGGTCATGGGCTGTGTCGTGAACGGGCCGGGCGAGGCGCGCGAGGCCGATCTCGGTGTCGCCTCCGGCAACGGCAAGGGACAGATCTTCGTCAAGGGCGAGGTCATCAAGACCGTGCCCGAGGCGGACATCGTCGCCACGCTGATCGAAGAGGCCAACCGGATCGCCGCCGACATGGGACCCGAAGCACCTCTCGGCACCGCGCAGGTCGTCACGGTCTGA
- a CDS encoding OsmC family protein, with product MADRLTPFGEHRYALTATWTGNAGTGTSGYRDYRRDVTIEVAGKPDLLASADKPFRGDPARWNPEDLLLASLSECHLLSYLHACVTAGVVVVSYRDSASGTMREDGAGGGAFVEVMLRPEVVVAEASMIDAAERAHTQAHEWCFIANSMNFPVRHEATVRAAQA from the coding sequence ATGGCAGACCGTCTGACGCCTTTCGGCGAGCACCGTTACGCACTCACCGCCACCTGGACCGGGAACGCCGGCACCGGCACGAGCGGCTACCGCGACTATCGACGCGACGTGACGATCGAGGTCGCGGGCAAGCCCGATCTGCTCGCGTCGGCCGACAAGCCCTTCCGCGGCGATCCCGCCCGCTGGAATCCCGAGGATCTGCTGCTCGCCTCGCTGTCCGAGTGCCACCTGCTCTCGTACCTGCATGCGTGCGTCACCGCGGGAGTGGTCGTGGTCTCCTATCGCGACAGCGCATCGGGAACCATGCGCGAGGACGGTGCCGGCGGCGGGGCCTTCGTCGAGGTGATGCTGCGCCCGGAGGTCGTGGTGGCGGAGGCGTCGATGATCGACGCCGCCGAGCGCGCGCACACACAGGCGCACGAGTGGTGCTTCATCGCGAACTCGATGAACTTCCCGGTGCGACACGAGGCGACGGTCCGCGCAGCGCAGGCCTGA
- a CDS encoding lysophospholipid acyltransferase family protein, whose protein sequence is MTSEQSVEPATSPAETQGPRHAGFAYRLGRGLITPLARTIYRPRIEGRENVPKDGPVIFASNHLSFIDSIAIPVAAPRPVHFLAKSTYFEGTGMKGWLSKTFFESIGAISVRRGAGKAALDALDVQRQLLDEGLAVALYPEGTRSTDGRLYKGRTGVAFLALQTGAPVVPVGLIGTDKVMPVGAKVPTLSERITVRFGEPLDLSPHGPATSGRARRLATDEIMAAIHALSGQELADAFNEAPAQGAIEKIKQALPHERR, encoded by the coding sequence ATGACGTCAGAGCAGTCGGTGGAGCCCGCAACATCGCCCGCAGAGACGCAGGGACCCCGTCACGCGGGATTCGCCTACCGGCTGGGTCGCGGTCTCATCACCCCGCTCGCGCGCACCATCTACCGGCCCCGCATCGAGGGCCGCGAGAACGTCCCGAAGGACGGCCCGGTCATCTTCGCCAGCAACCACCTCTCGTTCATCGACTCGATCGCGATCCCGGTGGCCGCACCTCGTCCGGTGCATTTCCTCGCGAAGTCCACCTACTTCGAGGGCACCGGCATGAAGGGCTGGCTCAGCAAGACCTTCTTCGAATCGATCGGCGCCATCTCCGTGCGCCGGGGCGCCGGCAAGGCCGCGCTCGACGCCCTCGACGTGCAGCGTCAGCTCCTCGACGAAGGACTCGCGGTCGCGCTGTACCCGGAGGGGACGCGTTCGACCGACGGTCGTCTGTACAAGGGCCGCACCGGCGTGGCGTTCCTCGCGCTGCAGACGGGGGCACCGGTCGTGCCGGTCGGCCTGATCGGGACCGACAAGGTGATGCCCGTCGGAGCGAAGGTGCCGACCCTCTCGGAGCGCATCACCGTGCGGTTCGGGGAGCCGCTCGACCTCTCGCCGCACGGCCCGGCCACGAGCGGGCGTGCCCGCCGACTCGCGACAGACGAGATCATGGCGGCGATCCACGCGCTCTCCGGCCAGGAACTCGCCGACGCGTTCAACGAGGCTCCCGCTCAGGGCGCGATCGAGAAGATCAAGCAGGCACTGCCGCACGAACGTCGCTGA
- a CDS encoding FKBP-type peptidyl-prolyl cis-trans isomerase — protein MSLPRTRGLIVRKRPLIILSTVAAATLLLAGCSGGADPESTATPDASAQSSCLADLKSGAGSDAVSVEGSGADAKITVPADAELTEAQRSVVVEGDGEDVKPGDLISLRYQLVDAKTNEVLSTSERGPDGVLSALLAVQQPQQMVDPTQSTVFTVAAECVPIGSSVVLTLPAAQEGSNPSVLYIETIEELPTIASGSDVDATEGMPKVELDDAGSPTITLPDTDAPTETEVAELKQGDGAVVASGDLVTVQYRGVKWSDGTEFDSSWSRDAAPTQFQTTSVVPGFKMALEGQKVGSQVVVTMPPKDGYGEGEINANDLTGETLVFVVDILATTPIEQAP, from the coding sequence GTGTCCCTCCCGCGAACCCGAGGTCTCATCGTGCGCAAGCGTCCGCTCATCATCCTGTCCACCGTCGCTGCGGCGACCCTTCTCCTCGCCGGGTGCTCGGGAGGTGCGGATCCGGAGTCGACCGCGACGCCCGACGCCTCCGCTCAGAGCTCGTGCCTGGCCGACCTGAAGTCCGGTGCCGGATCCGACGCGGTGTCGGTCGAGGGGTCCGGTGCGGACGCCAAGATCACGGTGCCGGCCGATGCCGAGCTGACCGAGGCCCAGCGTTCCGTGGTCGTCGAGGGCGATGGCGAAGACGTCAAGCCCGGCGACCTCATCTCGTTGCGTTACCAGCTCGTCGACGCCAAGACGAACGAGGTGCTCAGCACGTCCGAGCGCGGCCCCGACGGCGTGCTCTCGGCCCTTCTCGCGGTGCAGCAGCCGCAGCAGATGGTCGATCCCACCCAGTCCACCGTCTTCACGGTCGCTGCGGAGTGCGTGCCGATCGGATCCAGCGTGGTGCTGACGCTCCCCGCCGCGCAGGAGGGATCGAACCCCAGCGTGCTGTACATCGAGACCATCGAGGAGCTGCCCACCATCGCATCCGGGTCCGACGTCGATGCGACCGAGGGGATGCCGAAGGTCGAGCTCGACGACGCGGGCTCGCCGACCATCACGCTCCCCGACACCGACGCTCCCACCGAGACCGAGGTCGCCGAGCTCAAGCAGGGCGATGGCGCCGTGGTCGCCTCGGGCGACCTCGTCACGGTGCAGTACCGCGGGGTCAAGTGGTCGGACGGCACCGAGTTCGACTCGAGCTGGAGTCGCGATGCGGCCCCGACGCAGTTCCAGACCACCAGTGTCGTGCCCGGCTTCAAGATGGCTCTCGAGGGCCAGAAGGTCGGCTCTCAGGTCGTCGTGACCATGCCTCCGAAGGACGGCTACGGCGAGGGCGAGATCAACGCGAACGACCTCACCGGCGAGACCCTGGTGTTCGTCGTCGACATCCTCGCGACGACCCCCATCGAGCAGGCTCCGTAA